The following proteins are co-located in the Silene latifolia isolate original U9 population chromosome 1, ASM4854445v1, whole genome shotgun sequence genome:
- the LOC141657556 gene encoding protein FAR1-RELATED SEQUENCE 5-like, with protein MMFTPFTGVDHNKKTITFAAGLLEFESQDSFEWIFTKFLEAMGQQRPQCIITYQCPEIKKACPNIFKNPVHKYCIWHIMQKVPEKVGRAICNDKDLMTDINGVVWDVDLEPEEFEQNWQTVIEAHEQQRHSQRRMDTANEYSMLEKVGPMKYHDVRDGLKHRNFLVEFNIQTNESKCACKLFERHGIVCRHILWVWNGRQVYKIPEPYVLARWTKKSYRPIVQDETGNVIEDIDEADIKKAEMSKVWFEIYATVRVMDTYATVK; from the exons atgATGTTTACTCCGTTCACAggagtagaccacaacaagaagacAATAACTTTTGCAGCTGGATTACTTGAATTCGAGAGTCAAGATTCATTTGAGTGGATTTTTACAAAATTTCTAGAAGCAATGGGGCAGCAGCGACCTCAGTGTATAATAACATACCAATGCCCTGAAATTAAAAAGGCATGCCCAAACATTTTCAAGAATCCTGTGCACAAGTACTGCATATGGCATATCATGCAGAAAGTGCCTGAGAAGGTGGGAAGGGCAATCTGCAATGACAAGGATTTGATGACAGACATAAATGGTGTTGTTTGGGATGTCGACTTAGAACCAGAAGAATTTGAACAAAATTGGCAAACCGTTATTGAAGCACATG AACAACAAAGGCATTCACAAAGGCGGATGGACACTGCCAACGAGTATAGTATGCTCGAGAAAGTAGGACCAATGAAG TACCATGATGTTCGTGATGGACTGAAGCACAGAAACTTCCTAGTGGAATTTAATATCCAAACAAATGAGAGCAAATGTGCATGTAAGTTGTTTGAGAGGCATGGCATTGTCTGTCGACATATACTGtgggtgtggaatggtaggcAGGTATACAAGATACCTGAGCCTTATGTCCttgctcgatggacaaagaaatccTACAGACCAATTGTCCAAGATGAAACTGGAAACGTCATAGAAGACATTGACGAAGCTGACATCAAGAAAGCtgagatgtcaaaggtttggtttgAGATTTATGCAACTGTCAGGGTGATGGACACTTATGCTACGGTTAAATAG